The nucleotide window CGACCGGATGACCGCGCTGGTGCTGCGCGGCGGCGGTGTGGAGGACGTGGCGGCGGCGGTGACCGAGGTGCTGGGCGGTGCGCTGCTGGCGCTGGACGCCGAGGGTCGCCTGCTGGCCCGGGTGGGTGAGATCGAGGAGCCGGACCGCGCGGACATCGTCGAGGCGGTGGCCGCGTCCCGGACCGAAGGGCGCAGCGTACGCCGGGGTCCGTTCTGGTACGCGGCAGTGGTGGCCGGCGCGGAGAACCTGGGCGCCCTGGTGTTGCGCCCGGACGACGAGTTGGTCGACGCCGACCAGCGCATCCTGGAGCGGGCGGCGTTGGTGACAGCGCTGCTGCTGCTGTTCCGCCGGACGGTCGCGGAGGCGGAGGGGCGGGTGCGTGGCGAGTTGTTGGACGACCTGATCGCCCGCCCGTTGCGCGACACCGACGCGCTGCGCAGCCGGGCCCGTCGACTCGGCGTGGACCTGGACGCGCCGCACGTGCTGGTGGCGGTGGGCGACGACGCGATCGCCGCGACCGGCTCGGCTCGGCAGCGGGTGCTCTCCTGGGCCACCACGTACGCCTCGGCGCGCGGCGGTCTGGCCGCGGCGCGCGATGGCCGGGTGGTGCTGATGCTGCCGGGGTTGGACGCTGGCGGCAGCGCACGCGCGGTGGCCCGGGACCTGTCCCGGGTGACCGGCCGACCGGTGACCGCCGGGGCGAGTGGCCCGTCGAACACGCCGGCGGCGTTGGCCGGGACGTTCCAGGAGGCGGACCGGTGCCTGACGGCGTTGGGCGCGCTGGGCCGTGCCGGGCAGGGCGCGAGCACTGCGGAGTTGGGCTTCGTCGGGTTGTTGCTGGGGACGGTCGGTGACCGGGGTGAGAAGGACGTGACCGAGTTCCTGAGCGCCACCGTCGGGCCGGTGCTCGACTACGACGCCCGGCGGGGCACGGCTCTGGTGAAGACGCTGGAGGCGTACTTCGGGGTGGGTGGCAGCCTGGCCCGGGCCGCCGAGCAACTGCACGTGCACGTCAACACGGTGACCCAGCGGTTGGAGCGGGTCGGGCAGTTGCTCGGCGTCGACTGGCAGCGGCCCGAGCGGGCGTTGGAGGTGCAGCTCGCACTGCGTCTGCACCGGCTGCGCGCACCAGCCGCCTGAGCGAGGCCGGCCGGCGGCACGAACGCCGCCGACCGGGCGCTCGACGTCAGCGGGCCTGGATGCCGTCCAACACGGCGTCGACGACCCGTTCGGGCAGGGTCTGCTCGTCCAGGTCCGGATTCCACTGCAGCACACGCTGGATCAGCATCGGCCCGGTGAGCAGCGCCATCGTCACCTCGACGTCGATGTCGGCGCGGAGCACCCCCTCGTCGATGCCGCGGCGCAGCACCTCGCGCATCAGCTGACGCCGGGGCGAGATGATGTTCTGGTAGAGCTGGAACTGGTCCGCGCTGCGGTTCACGGCGGGCGCCAGGCAGGGCATGATCTTGGCCGCTCGCGGGTCGACGTTCTTGCCGATCGCACCGACCAGCAGCACCAGGTCGTCGCGGACGGAGTGGCCCGCCGGCTGCGCCATGACGCCTTTGAGTCGTCGCAACGCGTCCAGCAGCAACGCGTCCTTGCCGGCCCAGCGGCGGTAGATGGTGGCCTTACCCACCCCTGCGCGGGTGGCGATCGCCTCGATCGACAGCGCCTCGATGGTGCTGCCCTCGGCGAGCAGGTCGAGGGTTGCCTCGATGATCGCCTCGTCGGCGCGGATGCTCCGCGGTCGCCCGGGCGACCGCGGAGCATCGGCAGTGGACGTCATGTCCGCCATTGTCCCCGGACCTATGCCGTGCCGGCCAGTTCAGGCTCGGCGACCGGAGCCGCCGGAGCGACGCTCGTGTCCTCCTTGCCCGGCATCCAGCGCAGCACCACGATGATCCCGAGCGCGGCGATGACCGCGGAGAGCCCGGCCGCCCAGTGCATGGCGGTGACGAAGGCGTCGTTGGCCGCCGAGATCAGCCCCGGTGCCGCCGGGCCGAGCTGGCCCGCCGCTGCGTACGCCCCGGAGATCGACTCGTTGGCCGCGTCCTGGGCCTGCGTGGGCAGGCCGGTCAGCGCGTCACCGATGTCGCTGCGGTAGACCGCGGAGAGCACCGAGCCGAGGACGGCCACACCGAGCGCTCCGGCCACCTGGCGGATGGTGTTGCTGACCGCGGAGCCCACCCCGGCCTTCTCCCGGGGCAGCGCCGACATGATCGACTCGGTGGCCGGCGGCATGATGTTGGCCATCCCGGCGCCCTGGATGAGGAAGACGAGCAGCACGATCCAGATCGGGGTGGAGGCGCCGATGAAGACGAAGGCACCCAGGGACACCACTGTCAGCGCCAATCCGACGGTGGCGACGGCCTTACCGCCGTAGCGGCGGACCATCGCGGCGCTGCGCGGCGCGAAGATCAGCTGGGCGCCGGCGAAGGGCAGGAAGAGCAGACCGGTCTGCAGCGGGCTGTAGTCGCGCACGAGTTGCAGGTAGAACGAGCCGAAGAACATCGAGCCCATCGCGGCGAAGAACACCAGGCCGACGATGGCGACCGGCGCGGCGAACCGGGGCACCTTGAACAGTCGGACGTCCAGCGACGGGTGGTCGCTGCTCCGCTCGTGCTGCACGAACCAGCCCAGCACCGCGAGGCCGACCAGGATCGAGCCCCACGCCAGCGGGCGGCCGAAGCCGTGCTCGCCGCCGTCGATGATGCCGTAGGAGAGGGCGACCAGGCCGACCACGGAGAGCAGGACGCCGAGCACGTCGATCCGGCTCGGCCGCGGGTCACGCGACTCGGGGACCAGCAGTGCCACCAGAACCACGCCGGCGATGACCACCGGCACGTTGATCAGGAAGACCGAGCCCCACCAGAAGTGCTCCAGCAGCGCGCCGCCGAGGATCGGGCCGATCGCCACGGCGAGACCGACCGCGCCGGCCCAGACACCGATGGCCCGACCACGCTCGCGCGGGTCGAAGACGTTGGAGATGATCGAGAGCGTCACCGGCATGATGGCCGCGCCGCCGACCCCCATCAGGGCGCGGGCCGCGATGAGCTGTCCGGGGCTCTGGGCGTACGCGGAGAGCAGCGACGCCAGGCCGAACAGCAGCAGACCGATCATCAGGAAGCGCTTGCGGCCGGCGCGGTCGCCGAGCACCCCGAAGGTGAACAGCAGCCCGGCGAAGACGAGCGTGTAGGAGTTGATGGACCACTCCAGCTCGCCCTGGCTGGCGCCGAGGCCGTGCACCGGGTCGGCCAGGGTGCGCAGGGCGACGTTGAGGATCGTGTTGTCGAGGACGACCACGAGGAGGCTGATCACCAGCACCCCCAGGATCGCCCACCTCCTCGGGTGTCCCGTGTTGTTGTGCAGCTCCATGCCTGGCTTTCCCCCCACGATGATCACCCGCGACGAAATACGATACGGGTCAGACTCGTAACGCGGATCAGCCTACGACGGGTATTAACGATACGGGACCGATCCGTATCGTATGTGGTGGACGTCACGCTTCGTCGTGACCGCCACACAGGCGGCGACGGCGTCCGTCAGCGCGCCGAGTCGGATCGCCGGCCTACCCAGCGGCTCGATCCAGCCCGGCCCCGCGCCGTACACCCGAAGGAGCGGGAACTCCCGGGCGAAGCGCACCAGGCGATACGCGCGGCCGGTGAGCGGCGTCTGCGACCAGAGCACGACGGCGCGCGGGCGCCCCCGGTACACCGCGCTCGTGAGGGCGGACCAGGGCAGCGCGGGGCCGAGATTCAGACAACCCCTGCCCTCCTCGCGCAGCGCGGCGGCAAGGGCGTGCAGACCAAGGCAGTGCGCCTCCTTCTCGGCGCCGGCCAGCAGCACCCCGCCGGTGGGCAGTGACCGGCCCGGCTCCCGGCGGTACACGTCCAACCCGACCCGGACGCCCTCGCAGAGGGCGTGCTCGATGACGACCTCGGCAGCGGTACGCCCCGACAGCCGGGCCAGCAGCGGACGACAGACCTGCTCCCAGAGCGCCGGCACGCCCCACGCCTCGGCCAACTCCAGCATCAGCGTGGCGACGGCGTTGCCGTCCAGGTCCTCGGCAGCCAGCGAGACCTGCTTGTGCGCGATCTCCACGGTCTCCGCCGGCATCGGCTCGGTCAGCACCACACGTACCCCCGGATAGACAATCCCTGTCCGGGGGTTCGCTGAAACGGGGCGCGGTGGATGCGCCGGCGCGGGATTTACGCATAGATATGCTCGGGGCGTGTTCTCCACCTGCCCGTGCGCCTGTCTCGACTGTTCACCACTCGGGGGAAGTCGGACCCTCCCGGTGGCCACATGCCGCCCGACAGTCGGATGAGCGGGGTGAGGCTGCCGCCAACGGAGGAGCCCGGCGCGACGGGATCGCGGCGCGACCTGCGGGTGTGCTTCTTCGGTGACTCGTTCACGGCGGGGGTTGGCGATCCGTCCGGTGTCGGCTGGGTGGGGCGCGTGGCCGCTGCCGCCCGTGCGCAAGGCCATGATCTGACCGTCTACAACATGGGGGTTCGCCGGGACACGTCCCTGGACGTGGCCCAACGTTGGCTTCCTGAAGCCCGCGTCCGCCTCAAGGACGGGCAGGCTTTCGGGGTCGTGTTCGCGTTGGGGACCAACGACGTGGACATGCAGCTCGGCCAGGTTCGTGTCCCGCCGGACCGATCACTCGCGATGCTTGCCGCGATGCTCGATGACGCCCACGCCGCCCTGTGGCACACGCTTGTTGTGGGGCCGCCGCCGGTGTTGGACCGGCAGGCAAGCAAACGGGCAGCCGATCTCGCCGCCGCGATGGCGCAGGTGTGCACCACCCGAAGCGTGCCGTTCGTCGATGTCACGGAGCTATCAGCAGACCCGGTCTGGAGCCAGGAGATCGCTGCGGGTGATGCCTATCATCCGTTCGCGGCTGGTTATGCCAGCCTCGCCGCCCTGGTAGAGCCGGTTCTCCTGCGGTGGCTGGCCGGCATGCCAGCCGACCTGAGCTCGTCAGATGGCGGCGGCCCGCTCCCACCGGCGGGGAGCACTGATCTTGGCCCAGCTCGGGCCGAAGGTCATCCGGCGCAGCGGTGACACCATGCCGCAGAGGCTGAACCAGCCACGAGTCAAGCCCACGTTCACCGGGTTGCTCATCATGCCCTGTTGAAGGGTCCGCATGGCCAGTTCGACGGCCTCGAAACCGTACTCGCGCATCTCGGTCTCATATTCGCCGATCGCGTCCAGCAGCGGCAGGTGACAGGTGCCGGCCAGGGACAACTGGCGGGTGAGCAAAGCGGCGTCGCGCAGTGCGGTGTTGGCGCCGTTACCGCCGGCCGGTGGCATACCGTGCACGGCGTCGCCGAGCACGGTGACCCGTGCGGGCGCCCAGGGCGCGGGACGGTCGGACGCCTGGAACGGAAACACACTCACGTCGTCTGGTGGACACTCGTCGATCAGTCGGCGCAGCGCGGGGTGCCAGTCCGTGATCAGCCCGGCGACGTACGCCTTCAACTGTGCGCCGTCGAGGCGCTCCGGACGCGAGGGGAACAGTTCGTTGCGGGCGACGAACGCGCACAGCAGATAGTCGTCCCCCACCGGCTTCTGGCGTTCGAACACGGAGGTGAACAGGAAGTGCGGCGCACCGGTCAGGACGAGGTTCATGCCTTTCCCCAGCCGGGCTGGTAACCAGGCTCGGGTGCCGTCGTTCAGCGGCAACTTGAGCCCAACGCCCACCGCACCGGTATCCCGCTGGGTGGCGGTCGGCAGGTACTGCGCGCGTACCCGGGAGTTGATCCCGTCGGCGCCGACCAGGACGTCGCAGGTGGCGGACGTTCCGTCGGCGAAGTGCGCGGTGGGGCGACCGTCGGCGGTGAATTCGTAGCGTTGGAATGTCTTGCCGTAGTGGACGACGTCGTCGAGTCCGTCGAGGAGAACGCCGCGCAGCGTCTGACGGTCGACCGGGTAGGCCCGTTCCGCGGGGTCGGGATCGTCGGGATACATGAGCGCGTCCTCGACGAGGACCAGCGTGCGCAGGTCCGTGCCCAGGAAGCCGAAACCGCCGCCGGGGCGGCCCACGCTGTCCGTGAACGCCTGCCAGTGCCGGTCGGGCAGGCAGGCACGCAGCGACCGGCTGCCCGCCGGGTTGATCGCGAGCCGATAGCGGTCCACCCGGTCGTCGCGGCGCCGGTCACGCTCGTACACGGCGACGTTGATGCCGTGTTTGCGCAGACCCTGGGCGAGCGCGAGGCCGCCGATGCCACCGCCGACGATGAGTACGTCAGTCATGCGTGAGCCTTTCTGGTGAGAAGAGGTCGCACAGTTGGTTGACAACCGACTCGGCCTTTTCCGGACGCAGGCGAATGCCCTTGACGGTGGCGATCACCAGTTCGACGCTGGCAGCGACGTCGAGGTTCACCGACCAGACGTGGTGCTCGATGCCTTCGGTGAAGATCGCCGCCAGCGCGTCGCGCCAACCCTGTTCGTCGCGCTCGATATCCACCCCGGTGGACTCCTCACGTCGAGCGCGAAGATCGAGCTCATCGAGCACGACGAACAACTCGGGTCGTTCCGCGACGGCTCTGGCGATCTCGCTGAGGTGTTGCCGCAACCGGGCGGCGGGTTCCAGATCGTTGTGCATTGTCGCCTCGAATTGGCTGGTCACGTGCTCGAGCACCGCGGCGATCAGATCGGCCTTGGTCCGGAAATAGTGGTGCAGGGTGGAGTGGTCAATGCCTGCCGCGGCAGCGATCGGTCGCAGCCGGAACCCTTCGAAGCCGCTCTCGGCGATCGCCGAGAAGGCCGCGTGCACCAGGGCCTGCCGGCGGTCGAGCTGTTCAGTCATCCCCAGCCATTCCTCAACCAAGCGGTTGGTTGATAGTTCAGCATCTGTGTGGCCAGGTGTCAACCACATGGTTGGTAGGTACCTCCCGGCCCGGGTCGGACGGGCCGTCCTCCGTCGAGCGCGCCGACTAGGCGAAGCTGAACAGTGGCGGGAAGACGAGGACCACGATCCAGGCCCACGCGGCGTACACCGGCAGGTAGCCGGTCTGCCACCGTTCGAGCGCCGCGAAGGGCGTGCGCCGGCGGACGAAGGTCAGCAGGAGCCACGCCGACCACGCGAGGTTGACCAGGAGGATCACGTTCTCGCCGAGTGCGGCCGCCCGGTTGGGCGTACTGCCGTAGTCGTCGGTGATGCGCCCGGTGATCTCCACCAACACCAGCACGTCGATGGCCAACGCACTGACCACCAGCGCGAGTTGGAGCTTGTCGAACGGGCCGGGCGGGGCCAGCGGATCGCGGGCCGAGAGTGAGTAGAGCAGCAGCCCCAGCACCACGACCAGCAGGAGGTCGAAGAGGAGCAGCGCCTCGCGCTCGACGTCGATGCCGTGGCTGGTCCAGACGACAGCGACGAGGAAGGCGAGCAGGGCTGCCGTGAAGAGCGGGGTGAACAGCCGGGTGAGGACCGGCGCGATGTTCTCGACGACACTCTGCTTCGCCTCGACGAGCCACCCGGCCACGACGACCGCCGCCGCGGCGCCACAGGGCAGCAGCCACTGCGAGATGAACTCCTCCGGGACGATTCCGATGGCCGCGAAGGTGTTGAACAGGAACGCGGAGAGCACGCCGCCGCCGAGGGCCATCAACACCAGATAGATGAACCACTCGCCGGTGAACCGGATGAAGTCCATGCGTCGACGGGACGAGCGCCAGTCGTCGGCGACATAGGCCAGACCGACCACGAGCCACAGGGCGATGGGAAGGTGGACGCCTGTGACGACCACGGACTGTGAGTCGTCCGCCAGGGGGTAGGCGTTGGCCGCCACGGCGCCGAGAACGAAGAGCGCCACCAGTACGGCTATCACCGACCGTTGGGCTCCCCGGCGCCAGGCCAGGAACGCCGCCAGCCAGGGCAGCGCGAACAGTGTGGCGTTGCGCGCGTAGAACGAGCCGTCGTCGGCGAAGCTCAGCCCGAACAGCGCCGGCACCTTGACGGACGCCACAGCACCCGCCGCGCAGCCGAGCATGACCCACAGGGTCCGCCGGGAGCGCGTGCCGGCGACCGGGCTGTCGGAGTCGCCGGTCAGCACCAACTGCTTCCACAGCCGATCCGAGTGCTCCCGCGCGAACTCGCGGGAGAGTTCGTCGAGGCTGCCCATCCGTTTCACCGCGACCAGGAACGCCTCGTCCGGGCTCAGGCCAGCCGCGACGAGTTCGTCCACGGAGCCGCGAAGGTGGTCTTCCAACTCGTCGGCGTCCACCGCCTGCAGCTCCCTGCGGCGCAGCACGTACTGGCGCCACTGCGCGAACTGCGCTTCCAACTCCGCTGGCCCGTCGTGCGCCGTCATGCGAGGCCCCCCAACCCGTTGACCGCCAGTGGCGTGCGGTCGTGCCAGAGTTCCCTGAGCGCACCCACGACGGTGTCCCACTGCCGGCGCTGCTCGGCCAGCTCAGCCAGGCCCCGGTCGGTGACGCGGTAGTACTTGCGC belongs to Micromonospora ureilytica and includes:
- a CDS encoding helix-turn-helix domain-containing protein — encoded protein: MSTMSSPVEFLELLAREAAAVEFEGPLVAARAAGLPADRLAELEQAKSVALRVRALLERRRRRESELSGLYDTVSDLAGLRDLDDVLRAIAHRARHLLGADVAYMTLNDDERGDTYMRVTDGSVSARFQRLRLPMGAGLGGLVAQSGAPYVTANYGEDARFHHTGEIDAGVGEEGLVAILGVPLRLGSTSIGVLYAANRSARPFVREEVALLVSLAAHAAVAIDTARLLTETRSALAELSAANTTIRAHSSSVERAAAAHDRMTALVLRGGGVEDVAAAVTEVLGGALLALDAEGRLLARVGEIEEPDRADIVEAVAASRTEGRSVRRGPFWYAAVVAGAENLGALVLRPDDELVDADQRILERAALVTALLLLFRRTVAEAEGRVRGELLDDLIARPLRDTDALRSRARRLGVDLDAPHVLVAVGDDAIAATGSARQRVLSWATTYASARGGLAAARDGRVVLMLPGLDAGGSARAVARDLSRVTGRPVTAGASGPSNTPAALAGTFQEADRCLTALGALGRAGQGASTAELGFVGLLLGTVGDRGEKDVTEFLSATVGPVLDYDARRGTALVKTLEAYFGVGGSLARAAEQLHVHVNTVTQRLERVGQLLGVDWQRPERALEVQLALRLHRLRAPAA
- a CDS encoding TetR/AcrR family transcriptional regulator, with the protein product MADMTSTADAPRSPGRPRSIRADEAIIEATLDLLAEGSTIEALSIEAIATRAGVGKATIYRRWAGKDALLLDALRRLKGVMAQPAGHSVRDDLVLLVGAIGKNVDPRAAKIMPCLAPAVNRSADQFQLYQNIISPRRQLMREVLRRGIDEGVLRADIDVEVTMALLTGPMLIQRVLQWNPDLDEQTLPERVVDAVLDGIQAR
- a CDS encoding MFS transporter, coding for MELHNNTGHPRRWAILGVLVISLLVVVLDNTILNVALRTLADPVHGLGASQGELEWSINSYTLVFAGLLFTFGVLGDRAGRKRFLMIGLLLFGLASLLSAYAQSPGQLIAARALMGVGGAAIMPVTLSIISNVFDPRERGRAIGVWAGAVGLAVAIGPILGGALLEHFWWGSVFLINVPVVIAGVVLVALLVPESRDPRPSRIDVLGVLLSVVGLVALSYGIIDGGEHGFGRPLAWGSILVGLAVLGWFVQHERSSDHPSLDVRLFKVPRFAAPVAIVGLVFFAAMGSMFFGSFYLQLVRDYSPLQTGLLFLPFAGAQLIFAPRSAAMVRRYGGKAVATVGLALTVVSLGAFVFIGASTPIWIVLLVFLIQGAGMANIMPPATESIMSALPREKAGVGSAVSNTIRQVAGALGVAVLGSVLSAVYRSDIGDALTGLPTQAQDAANESISGAYAAAGQLGPAAPGLISAANDAFVTAMHWAAGLSAVIAALGIIVVLRWMPGKEDTSVAPAAPVAEPELAGTA
- a CDS encoding transcriptional regulator — encoded protein: MLTEPMPAETVEIAHKQVSLAAEDLDGNAVATLMLELAEAWGVPALWEQVCRPLLARLSGRTAAEVVIEHALCEGVRVGLDVYRREPGRSLPTGGVLLAGAEKEAHCLGLHALAAALREEGRGCLNLGPALPWSALTSAVYRGRPRAVVLWSQTPLTGRAYRLVRFAREFPLLRVYGAGPGWIEPLGRPAIRLGALTDAVAACVAVTTKRDVHHIRYGSVPYR
- a CDS encoding GDSL-type esterase/lipase family protein, whose protein sequence is MRLPPTEEPGATGSRRDLRVCFFGDSFTAGVGDPSGVGWVGRVAAAARAQGHDLTVYNMGVRRDTSLDVAQRWLPEARVRLKDGQAFGVVFALGTNDVDMQLGQVRVPPDRSLAMLAAMLDDAHAALWHTLVVGPPPVLDRQASKRAADLAAAMAQVCTTRSVPFVDVTELSADPVWSQEIAAGDAYHPFAAGYASLAALVEPVLLRWLAGMPADLSSSDGGGPLPPAGSTDLGPARAEGHPAQR
- a CDS encoding FAD-dependent oxidoreductase, with product MTDVLIVGGGIGGLALAQGLRKHGINVAVYERDRRRDDRVDRYRLAINPAGSRSLRACLPDRHWQAFTDSVGRPGGGFGFLGTDLRTLVLVEDALMYPDDPDPAERAYPVDRQTLRGVLLDGLDDVVHYGKTFQRYEFTADGRPTAHFADGTSATCDVLVGADGINSRVRAQYLPTATQRDTGAVGVGLKLPLNDGTRAWLPARLGKGMNLVLTGAPHFLFTSVFERQKPVGDDYLLCAFVARNELFPSRPERLDGAQLKAYVAGLITDWHPALRRLIDECPPDDVSVFPFQASDRPAPWAPARVTVLGDAVHGMPPAGGNGANTALRDAALLTRQLSLAGTCHLPLLDAIGEYETEMREYGFEAVELAMRTLQQGMMSNPVNVGLTRGWFSLCGMVSPLRRMTFGPSWAKISAPRRWERAAAI
- a CDS encoding TetR/AcrR family transcriptional regulator; this encodes MTEQLDRRQALVHAAFSAIAESGFEGFRLRPIAAAAGIDHSTLHHYFRTKADLIAAVLEHVTSQFEATMHNDLEPAARLRQHLSEIARAVAERPELFVVLDELDLRARREESTGVDIERDEQGWRDALAAIFTEGIEHHVWSVNLDVAASVELVIATVKGIRLRPEKAESVVNQLCDLFSPERLTHD
- a CDS encoding permease prefix domain 1-containing protein, producing the protein MTAHDGPAELEAQFAQWRQYVLRRRELQAVDADELEDHLRGSVDELVAAGLSPDEAFLVAVKRMGSLDELSREFAREHSDRLWKQLVLTGDSDSPVAGTRSRRTLWVMLGCAAGAVASVKVPALFGLSFADDGSFYARNATLFALPWLAAFLAWRRGAQRSVIAVLVALFVLGAVAANAYPLADDSQSVVVTGVHLPIALWLVVGLAYVADDWRSSRRRMDFIRFTGEWFIYLVLMALGGGVLSAFLFNTFAAIGIVPEEFISQWLLPCGAAAAVVVAGWLVEAKQSVVENIAPVLTRLFTPLFTAALLAFLVAVVWTSHGIDVEREALLLFDLLLVVVLGLLLYSLSARDPLAPPGPFDKLQLALVVSALAIDVLVLVEITGRITDDYGSTPNRAAALGENVILLVNLAWSAWLLLTFVRRRTPFAALERWQTGYLPVYAAWAWIVVLVFPPLFSFA